The Gouania willdenowi chromosome 7, fGouWil2.1, whole genome shotgun sequence genome includes a window with the following:
- the irx7 gene encoding iroquois homeobox 7 — translation MPASQTGFGSFLLERNMSLPAGYQIPVLGCPPGVPHHHQQQQQQQHLAAMAAALPIAYSGLQAYNFIPYPHPRHIAHMNNAIDLKAASSYHHALLGRGGAFYPPYRHQAAAVVDDPARVAKVASRESTGALKAWLNEHLKNPYPTKGEKIMLAIITKMSLTQVSTWFANARRRLKKENRVSWASKGKSDEEEEEDEEQESDEDEGALKKGEAPADSGEQVVQCALELERTVDQNTPQSKDCEHQSPPSLDSKQNIHKPKIWSLAETATSDTVKKSVERDTLQHPAGKLWAEWASRNGLHVPSHRVL, via the exons ATGCCCGCATCACAAACTGGATTTGGCTCCTTTTTGCTGGAGAGGAACATGAGTTTACCCGCTGGATACCAGATCCCGGTGCTGGGGTGCCCGCCGGGTgtcccccaccaccaccagcagcagcagcagcagcagcacctggCAGCGATGGCAGCTGCGCTCCCCATCGCGTACTCAGGACTACAGGCTTATAACTTCATCCCCTACCCGCACCCGCGGCACATCGCGCATATG AACAACGCTATCGACCTGAAGGCTGCCTCCTCCTATCACCACGCCCTGCTGGGCCGCGGGGGCGCGTTCTACCCCCCGTACCGCCACCAGGCAGCAGCGGTGGTGGATGATCCAGCGCGGGTCGCCAAAGTGGCCTCCCGGGAGAGCACCGGCGCGCTGAAGGCCTGGCTCAACGAGCACCTGAAGAACCCCTACCCCACCAAAGGAGAGAAAATCATGCTCGCCATCATCACCAAGATGAGCCTCACGCAGGTTTCCACGTGGTTCGCCAACGCGCGCAGACGCCTGAAGAAGGAGAACCGGGTGAGCTGGGCCTCCAAAGGCAAGtcggatgaggaggaggaggaggatgaggagcagGAGAGTGATGAAGATGAGGGCGCACTGAAGAAGGGTGAGGCTCCTGCGGACTCTGGGGAGCAGGTGGTGCAGTGCGCGCTGGAGCTGGAGCGCACGGTGGACCAGAACACACCACAGAGCAAAGACTGTGAGCACCAGAGTCCGCCTTCTTTGGACAGTAAACAGAACATCCACAAACCAAAGATCTGGTCTTTGGCAGAAACCGCGACCTCAGACACTGTGAAGAAATCTGTGGAGAGGGACACCCTTCAGCACCCGGCGGGCAAACTCTGGGCCGAGTGGGCGTCCAGAAACGGACTGCACGTGCCCTCACACCGGGTCCTTTAA